The Theropithecus gelada isolate Dixy chromosome X, Tgel_1.0, whole genome shotgun sequence genome includes a window with the following:
- the LOC112615789 gene encoding protein FAM156A/FAM156B isoform X1, with translation MGRASSGFCPHTFLATSFVSENLQLHLLFWTQGPGGASSWDQTSMDPLQKRNPASPSKSSLMTAAETSQEDPASSQPSYSEQPMMGLSNLSPGPGPSQAVPLPEGLLHQRYREEKTLEERQWERLEFLQRKKAFLRHVRRRHRDHMAPYAVGREARVSPLGDRGQNRFRCECRYCQSHRPNLSGIPGESNRAPQPSSWETLVQGLSGLTLSLGTNQPGPLPEAALQPQETEEKRQRERQQESKIMFQRLLKQWLEEN, from the exons ATGGGCAGAGCATCT TCTGGGTTCTGCCCGCACACATTCCTCGCTACCTCCTTCGTGTCTGAGAATCTCCAGCTTCACCTCCTTTTCTGGACCCAAGGGCCTGGCGGGGCTTCCAGCTGGGACCAGACCTCCATGGATCCACTCCAGAAACGGAATCCAGCATCACCTTCCAAATCTTCCCTGATGACAGCTGCAGAGACTTCCCAGGAAGATCCAGCGTCCTCTCAGCCTTCTTACTCAGAACAGCCGATGATGGGCCTCAGTAACCTGAGCCCCGGTCCTGGCCCCAGCCAGGCCGTGCCTCTCCCAGAGGGGCTGCTCCACCAGCGGTACAGAGAGGAGAAGACGCTGGAAGAGCGGCAGTGGGAGAGGCTGGAGTTCCTTCAGAGGAAGAAAGCGTTCCTGCGGCACGTGAGGAGGAGACACCGCGATCACATGGCCCCCTATGCTGTTGGGAGGGAAGCCAGAGTCTCCCCGTTAGGTGACCGAGGTCAGAATCGATTCCGATGTGAATGTCGATACTGCCAGAGCCACAGGCCAAATCTTTCTGGGATCCCTGGGGAGAGTAACAGGGCCCCACAACCCTCCTCCTGGGAGACGCTGGTGCAGGGCCTCAGTGGCTTGACCCTCAGCCTAGGCACCAACCAGCCCGGGCCTCTGCCCGAAGCAGCACTCCAACCACAGGAGACAGAGGAGAAGCGCCAGCGAGAGAGGCAGCAGGAGAGCAAAATAATGTTTCAGAGGCTGCTGAAGCAGTGGTTAGAGGAAAACTGA
- the LOC112615789 gene encoding protein FAM156A/FAM156B isoform X2: MDPLQKRNPASPSKSSLMTAAETSQEDPASSQPSYSEQPMMGLSNLSPGPGPSQAVPLPEGLLHQRYREEKTLEERQWERLEFLQRKKAFLRHVRRRHRDHMAPYAVGREARVSPLGDRGQNRFRCECRYCQSHRPNLSGIPGESNRAPQPSSWETLVQGLSGLTLSLGTNQPGPLPEAALQPQETEEKRQRERQQESKIMFQRLLKQWLEEN; the protein is encoded by the coding sequence ATGGATCCACTCCAGAAACGGAATCCAGCATCACCTTCCAAATCTTCCCTGATGACAGCTGCAGAGACTTCCCAGGAAGATCCAGCGTCCTCTCAGCCTTCTTACTCAGAACAGCCGATGATGGGCCTCAGTAACCTGAGCCCCGGTCCTGGCCCCAGCCAGGCCGTGCCTCTCCCAGAGGGGCTGCTCCACCAGCGGTACAGAGAGGAGAAGACGCTGGAAGAGCGGCAGTGGGAGAGGCTGGAGTTCCTTCAGAGGAAGAAAGCGTTCCTGCGGCACGTGAGGAGGAGACACCGCGATCACATGGCCCCCTATGCTGTTGGGAGGGAAGCCAGAGTCTCCCCGTTAGGTGACCGAGGTCAGAATCGATTCCGATGTGAATGTCGATACTGCCAGAGCCACAGGCCAAATCTTTCTGGGATCCCTGGGGAGAGTAACAGGGCCCCACAACCCTCCTCCTGGGAGACGCTGGTGCAGGGCCTCAGTGGCTTGACCCTCAGCCTAGGCACCAACCAGCCCGGGCCTCTGCCCGAAGCAGCACTCCAACCACAGGAGACAGAGGAGAAGCGCCAGCGAGAGAGGCAGCAGGAGAGCAAAATAATGTTTCAGAGGCTGCTGAAGCAGTGGTTAGAGGAAAACTGA